The proteins below are encoded in one region of Tissierellales bacterium:
- a CDS encoding amidohydrolase family protein: MKSVKNVNAPINHIVKMASENPTKYIGMDHRKGSIKKGKDGDILIIDEDWNLIDVYVKGVLQNIG, translated from the coding sequence ATAAAATCAGTTAAAAATGTTAATGCTCCAATTAATCATATAGTGAAAATGGCTTCTGAAAATCCTACTAAATATATAGGTATGGATCACAGGAAAGGATCTATCAAGAAAGGTAAGGATGGAGATATTTTAATTATTGATGAAGATTGGAACTTGATTGATGTATATGTAAAAGGGGTATTACAGAATATAGGATAG
- a CDS encoding metallophosphoesterase: MKDIYLISDTHFGHWFAVKFFNRPFRNIAEMHRQLINNWNSKVDERDLVLILGDFYGGSRLFARFLLRNLNGEKILVKGNHDFKFRLKKLIETKKIKIYNKIEFFLDEHHFILTHKPVKNIPKETFNIHGHHHRKLIPSKFQISKYYNVAVEHNNYKPVSIKSIIENKLGEHNMDLSTIAEQIKSSSMNGKYAFA; this comes from the coding sequence ATGAAAGATATATATTTGATATCTGATACCCATTTCGGACACTGGTTTGCAGTAAAATTTTTCAATAGACCCTTTAGAAACATTGCAGAAATGCATAGACAATTAATAAATAATTGGAATAGCAAAGTAGATGAAAGGGATTTAGTATTAATATTAGGAGATTTTTACGGAGGTAGCAGACTTTTTGCAAGGTTCTTATTAAGAAATTTAAATGGTGAAAAAATACTAGTTAAAGGTAATCATGATTTCAAGTTCAGATTAAAAAAGTTGATAGAAACTAAAAAAATTAAAATATATAATAAGATTGAATTTTTCTTAGACGAACATCATTTTATTCTAACTCATAAACCAGTAAAAAATATTCCAAAAGAGACTTTTAATATTCATGGTCATCACCATAGAAAGTTAATACCTTCAAAATTTCAAATTAGTAAATATTATAATGTGGCAGTAGAACATAATAACTATAAACCTGTATCAATAAAAAGTATAATCGAAAATAAATTAGGAGAGCATAATATGGATTTGAGTACTATTGCTGAACAAATTAAATCTTCTAGTATGAACGGAAAGTATGCTTTTGCTTAA
- a CDS encoding 2-hydroxyacid dehydrogenase codes for MKIAFFDTKPYDKINFESLTKEIGYSITFFEEKLTSETAFLAKGHDATCSFVNDNVDAQAIETLKDLGIKVILLRCAGFDNVDIKKANKLNIPILRVPAYSPASVAEFAVGLLQAVNRKIHLGYNRTKNFNFSINGLLGTDLREKTAGIIGTGKIGKIMIEILTGFGMNIIAYDIYPDTNSNINYVAFDELLAKSDVISLHAPLTQETKHIINAESISKMKDGVILINTARGGLVNTDDLINALEANKFAGVGLDVCEHESEYFFEDKSNEVEKDETLEKLLSFKEVILTGHQAFFTKEAMDSIAEVTLNNFKNYIETGDLTNEVKHK; via the coding sequence ATGAAAATTGCATTTTTTGATACTAAACCTTATGATAAAATTAATTTTGAATCCTTAACAAAAGAAATAGGGTACAGTATTACATTCTTTGAAGAAAAACTAACCTCAGAAACAGCCTTCTTGGCTAAAGGCCATGATGCAACTTGTAGTTTTGTAAACGACAATGTTGATGCTCAAGCAATTGAGACCCTTAAAGATCTGGGGATAAAAGTTATATTATTAAGATGTGCTGGTTTTGACAATGTAGATATTAAAAAGGCTAATAAACTGAATATACCAATTCTTAGAGTCCCTGCCTATTCTCCAGCATCAGTTGCCGAATTTGCAGTAGGATTATTACAAGCTGTTAATAGAAAAATACATCTAGGATATAATAGGACTAAAAATTTTAACTTCAGTATAAATGGTCTTTTAGGTACTGACTTAAGAGAAAAGACAGCAGGGATTATTGGTACTGGTAAAATTGGTAAGATAATGATTGAGATATTAACTGGATTTGGTATGAATATAATAGCCTATGACATTTACCCAGATACAAATAGCAATATTAACTATGTTGCCTTCGATGAACTATTAGCTAAATCCGATGTAATTTCACTGCACGCTCCATTAACGCAAGAAACAAAACATATTATTAATGCAGAGAGCATTTCTAAAATGAAAGATGGAGTTATTTTAATTAATACTGCAAGAGGTGGATTAGTAAATACAGATGATTTAATAAATGCTTTAGAAGCTAATAAATTCGCTGGCGTTGGTTTAGATGTTTGTGAACATGAGAGTGAATACTTCTTTGAAGATAAATCCAATGAAGTAGAAAAAGATGAAACTTTAGAGAAACTTCTCTCTTTTAAGGAAGTAATCCTTACTGGACATCAAGCTTTCTTTACAAAAGAAGCTATGGATTCTATTGCAGAAGTTACCCTTAATAATTTTAAAAATTATATTGAAACTGGAGACTTAACTAATGAGGTAAAGCATAAATAA